One genomic window of Diospyros lotus cultivar Yz01 chromosome 8, ASM1463336v1, whole genome shotgun sequence includes the following:
- the LOC127808531 gene encoding immune-associated nucleotide-binding protein 9-like, with protein sequence MAPAGALLGRLGPHLAQHACHCYRIAENSRQLRQLPWLDLFLSMGGGGSDGNSVGGGGSDGGRTVVLVGRTGNGKSATGNSILGRKAFRSLASSAGVTDQCQLYTTVLKDGHILNVIDTPGIFDFTPETHMGERIVECVKLAKDGIHAVLLVFSVRSRFSKEEESSLRCLRELFGEKIIDHVIVVFTGGDELEEEGVALDEYLGRCCPAPLKDLLEECGNRKVLFDNKTKDEAKKAEQLQELEALINTVVALNNGLPYTENLVADLKEREQRFHAKTEEVNSLKGCSEQEVSKMMEELKKFYEEQNQQMIQSVDSRMKETVKGLQKRLESQKAAKRKAEENARRLNEQVCQAARRVAEENARRSNEQNCQAATSVAQVHAVLHQHVSNMTKECSIM encoded by the exons TTGGCTTGATCTCTTTCTTAGCATGGGTGGAGGCGGAAGCGACGGAAACAGTGTTGGCGGTGGTGGTAGTGATGGTGGTCGAACCGTAGTCTTGGTTGGACGTACTGGCAATGGTAAAAGTGCGACGGGAAATAGCATCCTTGGAAGGAAGGCATTTAGGTCGCTGGCTAGCTCTGCTGGGGTTACAGATCAATGTCAGCTGTACACCACTGTACTGAAAGATGGTCATATCCTTAACGTAATCGACACTCCCG GAATATTTGACTTCACCCCTGAGACTCACATGGGTGAAAGGATTGTTGAATGCGTTAAATTGGCCAAGGATGGCATCCATGCTGTTCTTCTTGTATTCTCAGTGAGAAGCCGCTTTTCGAAAGAAGAGGAATCCTCCCTTCGCTGCTTGAGAGAGTTGTTTGGAGAGAAAATTATTGATCACGTGATTGTAGTTTTTACTGGTGGGGATGAGCTTGAAGAAGAAGGCGTTGCACTTGATGAATACTTGGGGCGGTGTTGCCCTGCCCCTTTGAAG GATCTTCTGGAGGAATGCGGAAACCGAAAGGTTCTGTTTGATAATAAGACTAAGGATGAAGCAAAGAAAGCCGAACagcttcaagagcttgaggctCTTATAAACACAGTTGTAGCGCTGAATAATGGTCTGCCATATACAGAGAATTTAGTTGCTGATTTGAAG GAACGAGAGCAGAGATTCCACGCTAAGACAGAAGAGGTTAATTCATTGAAGGGATGCTCTGAGCAGGAGGTTTCTAAGATGATGGAAGAATTGAAGAAATTCTATGAAGAACAAAACCAACAAATGATTCAGAGt GTTGATTCTAGGATGAAAGAGACTGTTAAGGGACTTCAAAAGAGACTGGAGAGCCAGAAGGCTGCGAAGCGCAAGGCTGAAGAGAACGCGAGGAGGCTCAATGAACAAGTTTGCCAAGCTGCGAGGCGCGTGGCTGAAGAGAACGCGAGGAGGTCCAATGAACAAAATTGCCAAGCCGCAACGAGCGTGGCTCAAGTGCACGCGGTTTTGCATCAACATGTTAGCAATATGACAAAGGAGTGCTCAATTATGTAG